The window gaggcccccgggaccccgtctaaacacaccaacaagttccataacctaacacggactcgctcaaggtctcaaattacatcaaaacaatatcgaaactatgaatcgcaccatgaatcgaacttatgaacttttaaatctttcaacttctaaaactcgcgccgaaacctatcaaatcaacccggaatgacgtcaaattttgcaagcgatttccaaataaaataacagagctattccaactctcggaatcgcattccgacctcgatatcaccaaagtcaatcCTTGGTCAAAATTCtcaaccatcaaaacttcaacttttccaactttgccgaaatgcttcaaatcaccctacggacctccaaatccaaatccggacgggcgcctaagtccaaaatcaccatacgaagcggTTGAAATTATCCAAAACCTATTCCAGAGCCGTTAACACAAAGTCAAAttctggtcaactcttaccgcttaagcttctaaaacttGAATCCTTCTTCTGATTTGACTCCGAATTATTCGATAACTGAACTAGACCACGCACGCAAAtcaatacatataaatacaaagctgctcaagaccttatgccgccgaatgggacttaaattcttaaaatgactggccgggtcgttgcatcctccccttcttaaacaaacgtccgtccttgaacgtgccaagaatcgcctcgacgtgttcaaatcactgaatgcacatatccaacatacacccacGGGTGACCCCACATCACCTCAATCGACATAAGCCTGATGACACCATCTCAAccgtaatttatcctttctagcaacaccgataagccttagttgttgagatgagtggggttgcttttactacgttccagcttaagggagtggcttatcagtggtggcggacGTATGAGTTGGTTAGCCCGGCCGAgtcaacttcacttacatgggttcagttttcagagatgttcctgagaaagattgtacctcagtcccttcgagatacatggcgcgcggagtttgagcaactgtgtcagggcactatgtcagtatcagagtatgccgttagattcagttATTTGGCTAGACATGCCCCTGATTTGGTCATTACAGTTAGGGAGCGAGTCCATAGGTTCATAGAGGGGCttaggcatgatattcggttcagcatggctcgggagttagagtcggatATTTCCTTTTGGTAGGTGGCAGGGATCGCTCGCCGAATAGAGGGTATGTAGGACCAGGAGAGAGAGGGCATacgaggtcaggagagagaggatagggagacgaggaggcctcgtagatcgGAGAGGTCCACTGGTCCTTATTTTAGAggtagggtacgacatggtagaagttttgtgggtcagctagttcagtttgtacttcaggcttcgcacattgtttcaggtgctcatgggtctcagagttattaaaccgcacagttcccacatcCACGTCAGTAGATAGGTTGCTTTGAgtatggagataccagccacatggtgcgagattgtcccagacttcggaCAGATGTGTCACAGCGAGGGATTCAGATGAGTACAGGGCtcctaagagggggaggcccagcccgttgatgtgtttcatatagtaagCTTGAGGTCGCTGCACTAGATAATTccatacatgtatgcttttgatttgttacagaggggcactaTTCGTACTTTGTTTCAGTTCtacttatcggggtgagtcctctATTTGTTGCTCCACCTATGgatgagttcatgacttagtattctgTGTATCTATTTgcccatgttgggagattctatgagcggtatcccatgtctatcatttgtttttATCCATTATTGAGAGTTGCGAGGCTAGAAGTGAATTTTtttgtccattatggtaggtttgatgtgattcctgagcaattttggttacgatttgtgattttatACTCTACCGGGGTaagagtttagtaagtgttgtgattttattggcagaattgagttagtggaagatttccattggtatgatgtgtattcgacttgtgattcagagttgagggtgagaccctcgcgattccatgtgattatatgtttgagtcgggctgcgtgccacgatggaagttatatcaggatgagatccttgtgatttgttcatatacttttatttttctttttaaattgatttgtaggatggtattcatagagagttgtgcatgtcgggcttgtttgatatttctcttatgtgtttctctttacatattcagtcatttttccttctgtgcttcttgagttttagcttgcggggtgtgtgcccggtggtgttagttgtgacttgttgattcgggtgtatagttaagaggtatTCATGTTTCCTGCATCTTTGTCAGTGTTATGGATGTTTGAAatagggttctaacggatatgaggctaattgccggtgctgggtttgattacgggcagctattgtgataagaaatgttattatgggcctatgtgtggcgtGTCATGATGAGTGgctgtaccttgtgggtgtaagcatgagttgttgcagctggttgagactgataccaggTATGgctttagaatcgggtcttttggagacgaacggaaggtgagaattttgactcggAGAATGCaatggcactcctctagaaaacccttagcatcctctgaagctaaaccactgaaagtaggagggtcatatttcttgaaccttgcaagttaagctgctcttcctcagatgttgctgccctgtCCGCGGGCTGGACtggaaccacaggctgtgtcgctatgacacctggaacctgaccaacgtggacTGCTACTCTGGAGTGTGGGCGAcaggagtctgggttcctcccccggtctgtgaagtagctggtgcaaccgaaatcaaccccgcctgagccaatataccaaacatgctcaggaactgtgctaaggtctcctgaagtccgggggtaatgaCAGGCGCCTCTGAtacctgccccccaactggaactactagcagttcctcaactgctgctctggtaggtgccctagtTGCGGtacgtgctcctcgtcggcctctgtcTCTGCCCCTACCCCTAGCGATATCCGCTCTGGGGGTAACGTCATCAAGAACTGCAGTTcgtgtcatcaccatctgtgagagaatggaaatGACAAAAGCTCAAACtttgagatcaatgaactcgcacgataggaatgaaggaagtgagactgtcctaatagttctatagcctctcgtagataagtacagacgtctccgtaccgatccacaagactatactaaactcgcttatgactcgtagcacctatgaacctagagctctgataccaacttgtcatgacccaattttccctccattgggtatcgtaatggcacctagtcttagggattaggtaagcctaacattaactgaataacaacaataattaaataacatctatcaatttttgaaataaaaatttctataaAACTTACAACTCtcaaaaaccggtagtacaagtcataagctctacggaGTTTGTTTCAATTTTCTAAATATAGCTGTTTTAAATAAAGTAAatagtgtgaatacaaatcagaagatgactctgaagcctgcgaatgcagtagcaggtttaccttgagtcttcaCACCAATAATCCGCACAACTAggtaatgatcaactgacttcgaaatacctggatctgcacaaaacaaatgtgcagaagtgtagtatgaatacaccacaggtacccagcaagtatcaagactaaccgtAGTGGAGTATTGATgagaaacagtcaagacacctactggactaaataacctgaacaagtgtaGGTATAGGagtaacagagtatgatatctacataaagactatgtgAAGCggcaaataatacggtaattGTAATAAGGagggaaaacaacaactatcagcggaacaccataataatgtcatagaagaatgaacgggaacacaacctaaatctgaTAATCACAGATACAaaaaggacaagtaacaactcaacaaaacaaccgctttcacacaaggTTTTAGTCAATAGACTCCACGAGGTATCGAACCTCAtaatattcacaactcacgggtcccaatacctgaaccctaacacttagcaTCCTGTGCTCTCATTATAATTTAtaaccgcactgacaactcatgtgccaaatatagtcattctcacatagaaggaaaTTAAACAAGGATgtacatctatactcaacaatatcaagaatccTCTTTAACTGATAAGAGTGCTTACCTATgtatatgcttgtgcaagtattctaacatagttcatgccaaCTAGTAAGTATTGGAAAAGAAATAgacagcacgtagaatgttttctcaatactttccacaagataaagctcacacagataagtgtaccactacacaacatcaacaacaacaatgcccccaggccatcacaagtcatcacatatcaatccctgacatagcccacctagtctcgccacgtgtgcaatagtaaagtaaatgcgcaccttgtctcgccacacgtgcataataatcttcccaccttgtctcaccacattcgtaacccacatatatatatatagcccgccttggcacgccgcatgtgcaaataccAATATTAACAAtaacacggcagaaacctcgtgcaacccaataacactcgcacggaagaaacctcgtgcatcacaataacaataacCGCACGACAGGAACCTCGTACATcataataacaacaaccgcagggtagaaacctcgtgcatcacaacaacaagtacaacagcaacaatgacaatgatacaagggtacgacaaataagtcaattAAGAGActccagaactcaaagaaacaAAGGAACTatgtcacaaggagtagccacagtagtgaatgctagtcataataagaacaactcaacaagaaaggaaatactgtGTAACAACGATCCAtaatatacagttcgacaacgagagagctaacacaagtcgaataactCCAAATAAGGACAGTCACTAaattataggatatctaacttcttttaaggttgggcaattaggaaagagatacaacaaattcaataagGATAAGTAGCAGAAAGATAATCTTAGCCTTAATTAAGGgtgaacaattacaaaagagataattataacttcaaataaagatacgcAATTAGGGAAATGATAACAtggcaatggaagagataacaatttcaattagggcacatatgaatcaagtaaacagTAAGAGTGGATTATGAagaaattaattctaattaagcaggtaaaggtgaaactagtaattaaggaaTGTAATCATAACAagtacaactgcatattcaatgaatgcaagtgtcacgccccgaacctaggagcgagacaagcaccccgtgcctcacctaacctggcgtaccaaattgcgactaagggactctgaacacataatgtcatactttggccatggggcaaccttgcaagacaatttgtgaagcaaaatataaaactgaatggaaactagcgctaactaaatatcaatataaagctaggccgacaaggccgtcatagctactacagctgacaaaccaccaatttatacaaacccaacatactgcactaaccaacaggatatgcctacaagcctctactgatagatgtactgtgatcggaacagggccccgacctacccataacatatatacagatatacataagatgtacacaaaactctagacctggcaactccgaaagacgtggagcttaccgatcaggcggaactcgggaaacacctactgaggaggtctacccgtctgtctgtctgaacctgcacgcatgaaatgcagcgcccccaaaaaagggacgtcagtacgaaataatgtaccgagtatgtaaggcaataaaataactgaaatctgaaactgaactgataatatgataactgaaattaactgggagtcaaagatgatctggagatatacttacctgctgatactgactcaactccttcaatatagtaagtaaaataattgtacggccttataaggctcggtatatataactgctctgccatagtaggctcgctcataggcgctcggccatactaggctatgtatctcgaccatgctgggctcgctcataggcgctcggccacagtaggctcggtatataactttccatctgatcagaggttgcccaataggggcctgcccatcgattatagctcgatggtaatgaaaatactgtaatactgtatatataggcttgctgctctcttgactggaagaagacaatactatattgaatatagaatctcgataaggaataatattgtaacttatgagactagaatagtgtgaataaattcatgaatatgaacttctctttttgtctcattactaacacatgtagctacgagatcatgccaaaatgaaggaaggcttagccttaacataccttatcacaatctttccaatcaccaagttgaactcacctcttcgcaccttaatctacaagaatgataataatactatcgttaagttacgaaaggtacaactatcgcacaacgaacgacaaacctattttgtattaaaacgggcagcatctcccctataatatgcccttcctccaacttcaagataacaccaacaatacaagaacagaacaataacaacatatatacatcattttccagccctatatacaccatcaaatactacaaaatagcccaacacaccccaatctcttcgtacacaaaacgaccaccgtagtagtgtcaaacaacccgaaaatgttatgacgaacgaccagccaaccaccctacatttatatggtgtttataaacccccttcctcctccaaaactccacaaaatagtagtaaaacacgcagccaaacagcaacacaaaacagtccacaaaacagtccgctacaagtgaataactcgaactcacggcttccgatcaccgtcccgtgagttcttacaagtatagaacgacttaccatgaatttacagaagaaaaaatggatgaaagagagcagtaaactcaccttatttgttggataactcagctcctatcttggttcttcaaactctaagttttacctccaattggaacttgaaagggagagaaaatcaattagggtttgtgggaaatttttgggaggattctttgcagagcttatgtctggttattatgctctattttaagtctaatatatgaagaaaataggcccttaaaagtcctctttggacgacccgaaatggcccatttttgggctttcatttaagcaagtaggtgacacacctacttgtcacctagcagcttgcgcagtatctcaaaaatgcacatatctctctactccgatgttgtattgacaaatggtttaatgcgttggaaaatagactcatatatatttaatttgatgggtggaacacaccataactctaagtatattgggagaaaatcgcagttacatttgacccaaagtttcagtaaaacttatgaatgtaacttgtgatgactttcatcgacttttgttccacaactcgcttgacatcaaaacataacacacggatgtcatacaaataatataaatcataacataatctccttatcatgttaatcaccctagtctcaccccaaaggtacatgttataacatttccaacttgtcgactttcgatgaaacattgttttatttaattgctttagcttctgaactgtccaaccctctttgtacttgttgttcatgatcttcaatatttgtaacctcagaggtaacatgattaacttactttatatacttttaaatattatctcatttttttgtcctacattagtttgcttacgacgcatttttacgtacgaaaatatagggtgtaacatcactccccccttgggaacgttcgtcctcgaatgtttactcttggagactttggaaactttttccagagtatccttcgtacactaggttaaaaccaacctgcacgtagccagaaacatactatgcatgccacacatggccaatctttataaatagcagcaatttgcctcaccgaccgtaaatcataaatattgaaagtgaaaaataaaagcttacctgatgacctgctagcctacatagagctatgttgtagcgtcccatctcgaaccatatcttcattttgaaataggtgggggtatttagacttcatttcttcctccgattcccacgtcatctcttctacattcttgctcctccataaaacctttacggaagctacctccttattttgtagattgcggatttgtcggtctaggatggcaactggaatttccttgtatgacaagtcctctgtaatctgtacatcatctgtgggcaccactcgggtaggatcgccaatgcacttccgtagcatagatacgtgaaaaaccggatggacagactccaattctgagggcaactctaactcataagctacttggcccactctccgaatgatcctataaggcccaatataccgtgggctaagttttcctttcttgccaaacctcatcacgcccttcataggtgatacctttaagaatacccagtcattaatcctgaactctaagtctcgtcgtcgcatgtcagaatatgacttctgacgactctgagctgtcaacagtcgctcactgataacctttactttctctatggcctgctgaaccaggtctggcccatgtaacccagattctccaacatcaaaccaccctataggagatctgcacttacgcccatacaaagcctcgtacggagccatctggatactggagtggtaactgttattatatgcaaactcgataagaggtagatgttcatcccaacttcttttaaaatccaacacacatactcgtaacatatcctcgagcgtctgaattgtgcgctcggcttgtccatcagtctgtggatgaaaagctgtgctgagattcacctgagtccctagacctctctgaaatgacctccaaaaatgtgctgtaaactgagccccacggtcagatataatagaaactggtactccgtgtagccgcactatctccttaatatataactttgcataatcttctgctgtatatgtagatctgaccggtaggaagtgtgctaatttcgtgagcctatcgactatcacccatatagaatcgaacttacaattagaacgaggtaaacccgtgataaagtccatgtttatcgccttccatttccatgtcgggatctctatagtcttcattagccctccaggcttctggtgttctatcttcacttgctggcaactagtacattgggcgacaaactcagcaatgttcttcttcatatcattccaccagtacacatccttaatgtcatgatacatcttcgttgatccaggatggatggaataccatgaataatgtgcctctgacataatcttgtctcgtagccctgctacatctggaacacacaaacgacccctgtatctgagaaccccatctcccttgagctctaacaatggcttcttctgctgcggaactcgctctctcaactcgaccaactctgggtcctcgtactgcctttccttgacttcagctatgagggatgattttgcagtgttttggattacaactccaccatcctcagaatctactaaccgaacccccaacgaagccaattgatgaatctctctagctaattgtcttttctcgggctctacatgtgctaagctacccatagatcggcgacttaaggcatctgctacaacattagctttccctggatggtagagaatgttaacatcgtaatctttcaataactcaagccatcgcctctgtcgcaaattcaactctttctgcttgaaaatatattgtaggcttttatgatcagtaaatatatcaacatgaacaccatataaataatgccgccatatcttaagtgcatggacaaccgcagctaactcgaggtcgtgggtcggataattcctctcgtgcttcctcaactgccttgaagcatacgcaattaccttcccatgttgcatcaggacacatcctaacccgacacctgatgcatcacaatacacggcataaccctctagaccctctggaagtgttagaactggagctgaggtcaacctgttcttaagctcttggaaactccgctcacaagcctctgtccattgaaacttagtttctttctgtgtcaacttcgtcaatggtgccgaaagggaagaaaaaccctctacgaacctccgatagtatcctgctaagcctagaaagctacgaacctctatcggagtggtaggtctaggccaagatttcacggcctcaatcttctgagtgtccacctttatcccttcatctgatacaatatgccccaagaatgctacagacttcaaccagaactcacatttagaaaacttagcatacaacttacgatcacggagggtttggagtaccgctcgcaggtggtccgcatgctcatcctctgaacgggaataaaccagaatatcatcaataaatactatcacgaacaaatctaaaaatggtcggaataggctattcatcaagtccataaatacagcgggtgcattagtcaacccgaaggacatgacaaggaactcggagtggccatatcgggtcctgaaggctgtcttcgaaatatctttttcccgaactctgacttggtggtaccccgacctcaaatctatctttgaaaagcatctagccccctgcaactaatcaaataagtcatcgatccttggaagtggatacttattcttaatagttaccttgttcagctgcctataatcgatacacatcctcagcgagccgtctttcttccgcacaaatagtactggtgcaccccaaggtgaggtactgggcctaatgtaacctttctccagcaaatcttttaactgctccttcaactccttcaattgggcaggtgccattctatacggagggacgaatattggttgagttcctggaagcaaatcgatgctaaaatcaatctctcgctctggaggaatacctggaagctcatctggaaacacatctgcatactctttgactatgggaatagactgaagtgtaggtatctcagcatctgcatctctaactcgcacaatatgataaatgcacccttttgcgatcattttcctcgccttcagataggaaataaacctacctctgggtgttggtgtattacctacccattcaaggactggctcacccggaaaatgaaatttggctgcctttgctcggcaatcaactgtggcatagcaagctgccaaccagtccatgcccatgatagcatcaaaatccatcatctctagctcaactaggtcagctgaggtctgacaactacaaattgtcaccgtacaacctcggtaaacccgtctagcaataatcgattctccgaccggtgtagataccgcaaaaggatcacttagtatttcaggcactataccaaacttcctcgtgacaaatggggtaatatacgataaagtagatcctgggtctatcaaagcataagcatcgtgagagcaaatggttaatatacctgtcacaacgtctggtgaagactcctggtcctgtcgacccgctaaagcatagatacggttctgattaccacctgaactggaacctctacctcaacctcgacctctaccagctgaagactgagactcgcgccttgaaggatgcacggacatagatgatcctgttgctgaactcgctggttgtgccattccccccgaatctttATTTGGGCAATCtagcatcatatgccccggacgcccacatatataacaagcatcagaacctgctcggcattggcccaagtgtcctctaccacagatgtcacaccgcggaggaaatgaccatgtctgcgcagaacctcgttgtcgctgcaaacccgacgcccgtgagctctcacctggtcctgactgagtatagcggtcatacccgtaaccctgtaactgaggtggcggaggcctaggtggccgtccgaagtactgggtcctataactaccctgagattgctcctgagacctgggaaatctcatcctcttacgttgcccttgctcagccctctctgtaccctgctgccgacgcctacccctttctatattctgggcgaatgcctgaatccgggagatatccatactatcctgcaatgcagcggtggcacatgcctcggttaactctggggctaaccctgctataaacctgtgaatcctgtcccgcatagtagaaactatggatggtgcatatctggccaatgagtcaaaacggagactatactctcgaacactcatattaccctgcttgagggctagaaactgatcgactcgagcctgtcggatctcccgcggtaagtactggtcaaggaaagcatctgaaaaattctcccaaatagctggaggtgtatcacgtcccctggacctctcccatccctcataccaaaggatggctatatctcggagtcgaaaagctgctagctcaactgcctctttctccgtggcatgcataacacgaaagatcctgtgaagctgatctatgaaatcctgcgggtcctccctctgatctgtccccgtgaactctgggggactcaaagcaataaactctcggacccttgaactcccagacccctcagaagttcctgcactagctgatgccctagcatgttgctgggtagctaccaactgtgtcaacaaatgcaccgcactccttaagtcctgatctgatggaagtggagggggaactggatgtgcggtttccctaggaatctccgtagttggtggaggagccggtaatggctgagtaggggtctccccttgagcctcagactgggccccatctactgggggtaccctgttggtcccctcacctactactgtatctctcctctggctagccgtagtcttcctagtcaccatcatctgtgcatgcaaacaccaacacataagtttaattcaaatttcctataactcagttctatagcacgatttagatttcaaagaagtgtaaccaactcctaaatgccctgtagttccttgcttatataatgtggtgcacaacacatctataaacaagaccctactagacacggcttgtagactccctaggacagaactgctctgataccaagtttgtcacgccccgaacctaggagcgagacaagcaccccgtgcctcacctaacctggcgtaccaaattgcgactaagggactctgaacacataatgtcatactttggccatggggccaccttgcaagacaatttgcgaagcaaaatataaaactgaatggaaactagcgctaactaaatatcaatataaagctaggccgacaagg is drawn from Nicotiana tomentosiformis chromosome 12, ASM39032v3, whole genome shotgun sequence and contains these coding sequences:
- the LOC138902545 gene encoding uncharacterized protein, encoding MQHGKVIAYASRQLRKHERNYPTHDLELAAVVHALKIWRHYLYGVHVDIFTDHKSLQYIFKQKELNLRQRRWLELLKDYDVNILYHPGKANVVADALSRRSMGSLAHVEPEKRQLAREIHQLASLGVRLVDSEDGGVVIQNTAKSSLIAEVKERQYEDPELVELRERVPQQKKPLLELKGDGVLRYRGRLCVPDVAGLRDKIMSEMVMTRTAVLDDVTPRADIARGRGRDRGRRGARTATRAPTRAAVEELLVVPVGGQVSEAPVITPGLQETLAQFLSMFGILAQAGLISVAPATSQTGGGTQTPVAHTPE